One genomic segment of Streptomyces sp. NBC_00239 includes these proteins:
- the moeZ gene encoding adenylyltransferase/sulfurtransferase MoeZ → MSLPPLVEPAAELTVDEVRRYSRHLIIPDVGMDGQKRLKNAKVLAVGAGGLGSPALMYLAAAGVGTLGIVEFDEVDESNLQRQIIHSQADIGRSKAESARDSVLGINPYVNVVLHEERLEAENVMEIFSQYDLIVDGTDNFATRYLVNDACVLLNKPYVWGSIYRFDGQASVFWSEHGPCYRCLYPEPPPPGMVPSCAEGGVLGVLCASIGSIQVNEAIKLLAGIGEPLVGRLMIYDALEMQYRQVKVRKDPDCAVCGENPTVTELIDYEAFCGVVSEEAQEAALGSTITPKQLKEWIDADEKIEIIDVREKNEYEIVSIPGAKLIPKGEFLMGTALQDLPQDKRIVLHCKTGVRSAEVLAVLKSAGFADAVHVGGGVIGWVHQIEPEKPVY, encoded by the coding sequence GTGTCGTTGCCACCCCTGGTTGAGCCGGCTGCCGAGCTCACCGTTGACGAGGTCCGTCGGTACTCCCGCCACCTGATCATCCCGGATGTCGGGATGGACGGGCAGAAGCGCCTGAAGAACGCCAAGGTGCTCGCCGTGGGTGCCGGCGGTCTCGGCTCGCCCGCCCTCATGTACCTCGCCGCGGCCGGCGTCGGCACGCTGGGCATCGTCGAGTTCGACGAGGTCGACGAGTCGAACCTGCAGCGCCAGATCATCCACAGCCAGGCGGACATCGGCCGTTCCAAGGCCGAGTCGGCGCGCGACAGCGTGCTCGGCATCAACCCGTACGTCAACGTGGTCCTTCACGAAGAGCGGCTCGAAGCCGAGAACGTGATGGAGATCTTCAGCCAGTACGACCTCATCGTCGACGGCACGGACAACTTCGCCACGCGCTACCTGGTCAACGACGCCTGCGTGCTGCTGAACAAGCCGTACGTCTGGGGTTCGATCTACCGCTTCGACGGCCAGGCCTCGGTGTTCTGGTCCGAGCACGGGCCCTGCTACCGCTGCCTCTACCCGGAGCCGCCGCCGCCGGGCATGGTCCCCTCCTGCGCCGAGGGCGGCGTGCTGGGCGTGCTCTGCGCGTCCATCGGCTCCATCCAGGTCAACGAGGCCATCAAGCTCCTCGCGGGCATCGGCGAGCCGCTCGTCGGCCGCCTGATGATCTACGACGCCCTGGAGATGCAGTACCGCCAGGTCAAGGTCCGCAAGGACCCCGACTGCGCGGTCTGCGGCGAGAACCCGACCGTCACCGAGCTCATCGACTACGAGGCCTTCTGCGGCGTCGTGTCGGAGGAGGCCCAGGAGGCGGCCCTCGGCTCGACGATCACTCCGAAGCAGCTCAAGGAGTGGATCGACGCGGACGAGAAGATCGAGATCATCGACGTCCGTGAGAAGAACGAGTACGAGATCGTCTCGATCCCCGGCGCCAAGCTGATCCCCAAGGGCGAGTTCCTGATGGGCACCGCCCTCCAGGACCTGCCCCAGGACAAGCGCATCGTCCTGCACTGCAAGACGGGTGTCCGCAGTGCGGAAGTCCTCGCGGTGCTGAAGTCCGCGGGCTTCGCGGACGCGGTGCACGTCGGCGGCGGCGTGATCGGCTGGGTCCACCAGATCGAGCCCGAGAAGCCGGTCTACTGA
- a CDS encoding spherulation-specific family 4 protein, translating into MPHLTTTGARTAATGAGGLGFGVPGYAHPLVAPVEWAELSRPGTPLHWAVLNVADGPGRRPDPHCTEAAHRLREAGGTVLGHLAMRDGERSFGELISDAHRFRDWYGVGGFYLAGAPSGPAALAGVQRTVETLRTLGDPAAAKVRIVLGHGTHPCPGYAELADQLVTFAGAWADYRWSQVAEWTADHPPEKFCHFVHGVPRTHLEEAMRIARWQGAGTIWFTDRSDRYGTGDPWAAMPGYWDEIVSRIGPGVSE; encoded by the coding sequence GTGCCGCATCTGACCACGACGGGCGCCCGCACCGCCGCCACCGGGGCGGGCGGCCTCGGCTTCGGCGTCCCCGGCTACGCGCACCCCTTGGTCGCCCCCGTGGAATGGGCCGAACTGAGCCGCCCCGGCACCCCGCTGCACTGGGCCGTGCTCAACGTCGCGGACGGCCCCGGCCGGCGGCCCGACCCGCACTGCACCGAGGCCGCCCACCGGCTGCGGGAGGCCGGCGGCACCGTGCTCGGCCATCTCGCGATGCGAGACGGCGAGCGGAGCTTCGGCGAGCTGATCTCCGACGCCCACCGGTTCCGCGACTGGTACGGGGTGGGCGGCTTCTACCTCGCCGGGGCGCCGTCCGGGCCGGCCGCGCTGGCCGGCGTGCAGCGGACCGTGGAGACCCTGCGCACCCTCGGGGACCCGGCCGCGGCGAAGGTCCGCATCGTCCTCGGGCACGGCACCCACCCCTGCCCGGGATACGCCGAACTCGCCGACCAGTTGGTCACGTTCGCCGGAGCGTGGGCCGACTACCGGTGGTCCCAGGTGGCCGAGTGGACCGCCGACCACCCGCCCGAGAAGTTCTGCCACTTCGTCCACGGGGTGCCGCGCACGCACCTGGAGGAAGCCATGCGGATCGCCCGCTGGCAGGGCGCCGGGACGATCTGGTTCACCGACCGCTCGGACCGGTACGGCACCGGGGACCCCTGGGCGGCCATGCCCGGGTACTGGGACGAAATCGTCTCGCGCATCGGACCAGGTGTCTCGGAATGA
- a CDS encoding NAD-dependent epimerase/dehydratase has protein sequence MRVLLIGANGYLGRYVADRLLADPAVQLTALGRGDDADVRFDLATGSPGALTRFLDAVHPGVVINCAGTTRGGARELTRHNTVAVATICESLRRSGCGARLVQLGCAAEYGPSQVGSSTAEDAVPRPGGPYGVSKLAATELVLGSGLDAVVLRVFSPVGPGTPAGSPLGRLAEAMRRAMQSGDGELKLGGLGVQRDFVDVRDVARAVHAASLSAAQGVVNIGTGRAVRLRDAASVLARVAGYGGSLHEIDGPPQHPGYGSRPPGLAAIGAPRSEATSDQIAAAAAPAAYPYPDGCGAWQQADVRTARDRLGWRPRINLEESLADIWMEAACRI, from the coding sequence ATGAGGGTGCTGCTGATCGGAGCCAACGGATACCTCGGCCGCTACGTGGCCGACCGGCTCCTCGCCGACCCCGCCGTCCAGCTCACCGCGCTCGGGCGCGGCGACGACGCCGACGTCCGCTTCGACCTCGCCACCGGCAGCCCCGGCGCGCTGACCCGCTTCCTGGACGCCGTACACCCCGGCGTCGTCATCAACTGCGCGGGCACCACCCGCGGCGGGGCCCGCGAACTGACCCGCCACAACACCGTCGCCGTCGCCACCATCTGCGAGTCGCTGCGCCGCAGCGGCTGCGGCGCCCGGCTGGTCCAGCTCGGCTGCGCCGCCGAGTACGGGCCCAGCCAGGTCGGGTCCTCCACGGCCGAGGACGCCGTCCCCAGACCGGGAGGGCCGTACGGCGTGAGCAAACTCGCCGCGACCGAGCTGGTCCTCGGCTCCGGGCTCGACGCCGTCGTCCTGCGGGTGTTCTCGCCGGTCGGCCCCGGCACCCCGGCCGGCTCCCCGCTCGGCCGGCTCGCCGAGGCCATGCGCCGTGCCATGCAGTCCGGGGACGGCGAGCTCAAGCTCGGCGGGCTCGGCGTCCAGCGCGACTTCGTCGACGTGCGCGACGTGGCCCGGGCCGTGCACGCGGCCTCGCTGTCCGCCGCCCAGGGCGTGGTCAACATCGGCACCGGACGGGCCGTCCGGCTGCGCGACGCGGCCTCCGTGCTCGCCCGGGTCGCCGGCTACGGCGGCTCGCTGCACGAGATCGACGGCCCCCCGCAGCACCCCGGGTACGGCAGCCGGCCGCCCGGTCTCGCCGCCATCGGAGCACCCCGCTCCGAGGCGACCTCGGACCAGATCGCCGCCGCGGCCGCGCCCGCCGCGTACCCGTACCCGGACGGCTGCGGGGCCTGGCAGCAGGCCGACGTGCGCACCGCCCGCGACCGGCTCGGCTGGCGGCCGCGGATCAACCTGGAGGAGTCCCTCGCGGACATCTGGATGGAGGCCGCGTGCCGCATCTGA